In Accipiter gentilis chromosome 18, bAccGen1.1, whole genome shotgun sequence, the following are encoded in one genomic region:
- the RASD2 gene encoding GTP-binding protein Rhes, with protein sequence MMKTMSGGNCTLNVPAKNSYRMVVLGASRVGKSSIVSRFLNGRFEDQYTPTIEDFHRKVYNIRGDMYQLDILDTSGNHPFPAMRRLSILTGDVFILVFSLDNRESFDEVKRLQKQILEVKSCLKNKTKESADLPMVICGNKNDHSEVFRKVRSDEGENLVSSDENCAYFEVSAKKNTNVDEMFYVLFSMAKLPHEMSPSLHRKISIQYGDTFQQKSFRMRRVKDMDAYGMISPFARRPSVNSDLKYIKSKVLREGQSREREKCTIQ encoded by the exons ATGATGAAGACCATGTCCGGTGGGAACTGCACCCTGAACGTGCCAGCCAAGAACTCGTACCGCATGGTAGTGCTGGGAGCCTCCAGGGTGGGGAAAAGCTCCATCGTCTCACGCTTTCTCAATGGTCGTTTTGAGGACCAGTATACTCCCACCATTGAGGATTTTCATCGCAAGGTCTACAATATCCGGGGAGACATGTATCAGCTGGATATCCTGGACACCTCTGGGAATCACCCTTTCCCTGCTATGAGGAGGCTTTCCATCCTGACAG ggGATGTTTTTATCCTGGTATTCAGCCTGGACAACAGAGAATCCTTTGATGAGGTCAAGAGGCTCCAGAAACAGATCCTTGAGGTCAAATCCTGCCTGAAGAACAAGACCAAGGAATCAGCTGACCTCCCCATGGTGATCTGCGGCAACAAAAATGACCACAGTGAAGTCTTCCGCAAGGTACGCTCAGATGAAGGCGAGAACCTTGTCTCCAGTGACGAAAACTGCGCTTATTTCGAAGTTTCAGCCAAGAAGAACACCAATGTGGATGAGATGTTCTATGTCCTCTTCAGCATGGCCAAGCTACCTCATGAGATGAGCCCTTCCCTCCACAGGAAAATCTCCATCCAGTATGGTGACACTTTCCAACAGAAATCCTTCCGGATGCGCCGAGTCAAGGACATGGATGCCTACGGCATGATCTCTCCCTTTGCTCGCCGGCCAAGCGTCAACAGTGACCTGAAGTATATCAAATCAAAAGTTCTTAGGGAAGGTCAGTCtagggagagagagaaatgcaCGATCCAGTGA